In Phormidium yuhuli AB48, one genomic interval encodes:
- a CDS encoding tetratricopeptide repeat protein, with translation MTVKPWTGFISSLMLAAGGLILDLPPSVAATSVEISSEIKLSRRRRASELISEAERKVMRGEVIEAVSLYNEAEASSVYFEVGAQSWNLLCWYGSLWNQAEAVLKACNRAVEMEPDNVEIRDSRGLARALLGDYEGAIDDFRAFVRETDHDGRRFQRQNWIEMLQADENPFTPSVLRMLFVD, from the coding sequence ATGACAGTTAAACCTTGGACGGGTTTTATCAGTTCGTTAATGTTGGCCGCCGGGGGTCTGATTCTGGATTTGCCCCCCTCCGTCGCGGCGACGTCTGTTGAGATATCCTCGGAGATTAAACTCAGTCGCCGACGTCGAGCCTCGGAGTTAATCTCGGAAGCGGAGCGCAAGGTGATGCGGGGAGAGGTCATTGAAGCCGTCAGTCTTTATAATGAAGCTGAGGCGTCAAGTGTCTATTTTGAAGTGGGGGCTCAGTCTTGGAATCTCCTTTGTTGGTACGGCAGTTTATGGAACCAAGCTGAGGCGGTTCTCAAAGCCTGTAATCGGGCTGTAGAGATGGAACCGGATAATGTGGAGATTCGTGATAGTCGCGGCTTAGCGCGGGCATTACTGGGGGATTATGAGGGGGCGATCGATGATTTCCGGGCCTTCGTCCGTGAGACGGATCATGACGGTCGTCGCTTCCAACGGCAAAACTGGATTGAGATGTTACAAGCGGATGAGAACCCCTTTACTCCCTCGGTGTTGCGGATGTTGTTTGTGGATTAG
- a CDS encoding ABC transporter ATP-binding protein has translation MTTDVESPLLPLSPSSDRPLVRFEDIYKIYGSGNTEVRALDGVSFCIYPGEYCAIMGPSGSGKSTAMNVIGCLDRPSRGQYYLDGVNVAGFDERHLAQVRNRKLGFVFQQFHLLPQISALENVMLPMIYAGVSHGERVERATEALLRVGLGDRLHNKPTQLSGGQQQRVAIARAIVNRPVLLLADEPTGALDTQTTDEVMGIFAQLNESGITIVMVTHEPEVAERTQRIIWFRDGKVQ, from the coding sequence ATGACTACAGATGTTGAGAGTCCTCTTTTGCCCCTATCTCCGTCGAGCGATCGCCCTTTAGTTCGCTTTGAGGATATCTATAAAATCTATGGTTCGGGCAATACGGAAGTTCGCGCTCTCGATGGGGTGAGCTTTTGTATTTATCCTGGGGAATACTGTGCCATTATGGGGCCGTCGGGGTCGGGGAAATCGACGGCGATGAATGTGATTGGCTGTTTAGATCGCCCCAGTCGCGGTCAGTATTATCTCGATGGGGTCAATGTGGCGGGATTTGATGAACGCCATCTGGCCCAAGTTCGCAATCGCAAGTTAGGATTTGTCTTTCAACAATTTCATCTCTTACCCCAGATTAGCGCCCTGGAGAATGTCATGTTACCCATGATTTATGCCGGGGTGTCTCATGGAGAACGGGTGGAACGAGCGACTGAGGCTCTGCTGCGGGTGGGGTTAGGCGATCGCCTCCATAATAAACCCACTCAACTCTCCGGTGGACAACAGCAACGGGTGGCGATCGCCCGGGCCATTGTCAATCGTCCGGTTTTGTTATTGGCCGATGAACCGACGGGAGCCTTAGATACCCAGACAACCGATGAAGTCATGGGGATTTTTGCTCAACTGAATGAGTCAGGAATTACCATTGTTATGGTCACCCATGAACCGGAAGTAGCTGAACGAACCCAACGCATTATTTGGTTCCGCGATGGCAAGGTGCAATAG